GCCCGGTGGTGCGGTACGCGGACCGGCTGCCGGAGACCGTCGCCTGGATCGAGCGGCAACTGGAGGGACGGGACTGGCGGGAGGCGTACCCGAAGATGTTCCCGACGTACGGCGACCTCTTCGACTACGCGGCGGAGGACGAGTTCCTCGGGGCGTGAGGAAGGGGGCGGCCCGTGGCTCGGGCCGCCCCCTTCACCGTCGTACGGCGTGTGCGACTACGGCTTGGGCGTGGCGTGCGGGGTGCACGTCACGTCGGCCTTGTCCAGCGCGCCGGTGAGCAGGTACGCGTCCACCCGCGAGTTGATGCACGGGTTGACCAGGCCGGTCACACCGTGGGAGCCCGCGTCCTTCTCGGTGATCAGGCGGGAGCCCTTGAAGCGCTTGTGCAGTTCGACGGCGCCCGGGTACGGGGTGGCCGCGTCACGCTGGGACTGCACGATCAGCACACCGGGCAGGCCCTTGCCGGTACGGACCTCGACCGGGCTCTGCTGCTTGACCGGCCAGGTGGCGCAGGGCAGGTTCAGCCAGGCGTTGGCCCAGGTCATGAACGGGTACTGCTTGTTGAGCTCGGTGTTGTCGCGGTCCCACTTCTTCCAGCTGGTGGGCCACTTGGCGTCGGTGCACTCGACGGCCGTGTAGACGGCGTTGCCGTTCTCCGAGGCGATGTTGCCCGCGGTGTCCGACAGGTCCGGGGCGGCCGCGTCGACGAGCGCCTGTGTGTCACCGGCGACGTACTTGCTGAACACGGTCGCGACCGGCACCCACGAGGAGTCGTAGTACGGGGCGCTCTGGAAGAAGCCGATCAGCTCGGCCGGGCCGACGACCCCGCCGATGGGGTTCTTCTTGGCGGTGGCGCGCAGTTCGAGCCACTTGGCCTGGACCGCGGCGCGGGTGGTGCCGAGGTGGAAGGCGGTGTCGTTGGCGGCGACCCAGTCCTCCCAGTCCTTCCAGCGGCCCTCGAAGGCGACGTCCTGGTCGAGGTTGGCCTCGTACCAGATGTTCTCCCGGGACGGGTTGACGACGCTGTCGACGACCATGCGGCGGACGTGGCCGGGGAACATGGTGCCGTAGACGGCGCCGATGTAGGTGCCGTAGGAGACGCCCAGGTAGTTGAGCGTCTTCTCGCCGAGCGCGGCACGGATGACGTCCAGGTCGCGCACGGTGTTGGGCGTGGTCATCTGCTGGAGCATCGCCTTGCCGGTGCGCTCCGCGCAGCCCTCGGCGTACTCACGGGCCAGCTTGCGCTGGGCGCGCTTGTCGGCCTCGGAATCCGGCACCGGGTCGGCCTTGGGCGCCTTCACGAACTCCTGCGGGTCCAGGCAGGAGATGGGCGCGGAGTGGCCGACGCCGCGCGGGTCGAAGCCCACGAAGTCGTACGCCTTGGCCGCGTTGGCCCAGATCGGGTTCTTGGTCGTGACGCGGAGCG
This is a stretch of genomic DNA from Streptomyces sp. NBC_00285. It encodes these proteins:
- a CDS encoding alpha/beta hydrolase → MRETRPKWRTTALGSAGVLITATLISGALAIPAAGANTHADATRHGQDRETVGAAIAAARAAKAGIDWADCPADWGFAKPVQCGWVSVPLDYAKPNGKQIKLAVDHIGNTGTAAERQGALVYNPGGPGASGMRFPLRVTTKNPIWANAAKAYDFVGFDPRGVGHSAPISCLDPQEFVKAPKADPVPDSEADKRAQRKLAREYAEGCAERTGKAMLQQMTTPNTVRDLDVIRAALGEKTLNYLGVSYGTYIGAVYGTMFPGHVRRMVVDSVVNPSRENIWYEANLDQDVAFEGRWKDWEDWVAANDTAFHLGTTRAAVQAKWLELRATAKKNPIGGVVGPAELIGFFQSAPYYDSSWVPVATVFSKYVAGDTQALVDAAAPDLSDTAGNIASENGNAVYTAVECTDAKWPTSWKKWDRDNTELNKQYPFMTWANAWLNLPCATWPVKQQSPVEVRTGKGLPGVLIVQSQRDAATPYPGAVELHKRFKGSRLITEKDAGSHGVTGLVNPCINSRVDAYLLTGALDKADVTCTPHATPKP